From a region of the Candidatus Azobacteroides pseudotrichonymphae genomovar. CFP2 genome:
- the rplL gene encoding 50S ribosomal protein L7/L12, protein MADLKAFAEQLVNLTIKEVSELTEILKTEYGIELATSSSVATGVSTSVVEVREEKTSFDLILKGVGTNKLAIVKLVKELTGLGLKEAKGIVDNAPAPLKEGITRNEAETLKKSLEEAGAEIDIR, encoded by the coding sequence ATGGCAGATTTAAAAGCTTTTGCTGAGCAATTAGTAAATTTGACTATAAAGGAAGTAAGTGAACTTACTGAAATTCTTAAAACCGAGTATGGGATTGAGCTAGCTACGTCTAGCTCAGTTGCTACAGGTGTTAGCACTAGTGTTGTTGAGGTAAGAGAAGAAAAAACATCTTTCGATTTAATTCTTAAGGGAGTGGGTACTAATAAGTTAGCAATTGTTAAATTAGTGAAAGAACTAACAGGACTTGGCTTGAAAGAAGCAAAGGGTATTGTAGATAATGCACCTGCTCCGTTGAAGGAAGGTATTACAAGAAATGAAGCTGAAACATTGAAAAAATCTTTGGAGGAAGCAGGAGCGGAAATCGATATTAGGTAA
- the rplJ gene encoding 50S ribosomal protein L10, producing MRKKDKIVVIKQIATIIGEYLNFYLVDVAMLNASITSSLRRECNKQGIKLVVVKNTLLKRAWERMEEDFSILDAALKGNTAIMFSNSANRPARLIKTFSEGMGVLKLKAAYVQEEFYLGSENLDLLVSVKSKDELVGDVITLLQSSAKKIVLTLDFGRQTIHRILKTFLKKKEMAREDFGL from the coding sequence ATGAGAAAGAAAGATAAAATTGTTGTTATTAAACAAATCGCTACCATTATAGGAGAGTACTTAAATTTCTACTTAGTGGATGTTGCTATGTTGAATGCATCAATTACAAGTAGTTTAAGAAGAGAGTGTAATAAGCAAGGGATTAAGTTAGTGGTTGTAAAGAACACTCTCTTGAAAAGAGCATGGGAACGAATGGAAGAAGATTTCTCTATATTAGATGCTGCATTGAAAGGGAATACGGCAATTATGTTTTCTAATAGTGCCAATAGGCCTGCAAGATTGATAAAAACATTTTCTGAAGGAATGGGTGTTCTTAAATTGAAAGCAGCTTATGTTCAGGAAGAGTTCTATTTGGGGTCTGAAAATTTAGATTTGCTTGTTTCTGTTAAAAGCAAAGATGAACTCGTTGGTGATGTTATCACTTTATTGCAATCATCTGCTAAAAAAATTGTTTTAACTCTTGATTTTGGGAGACAGACTATTCATAGGATTTTAAAAACTTTTTTGAAAAAAAAGGAAATGGCTAGAGAAGATTTTGGGTTATAA
- the rplA gene encoding 50S ribosomal protein L1, whose amino-acid sequence MGKLTKNQKLVLSKIEVGRMYTFKEASVVIKEITTTMFDASVDMDVRLGIDPRKANQMIRGVVSLPHGLGKRVRVLALVTPDQEGFARNAGADYVGLNEYIEKIKNGWTDVDVIIAHPSVMGRVGILGKILGPRGLMPNPKSGTVANDVSTAVKEVKQGKIDFRVDKGGIVHTSIGRISFTPEQICDNAKEFMATLLKVRPAVVRGIYIKSVYLSSTMSPSLRVDSKSVDGD is encoded by the coding sequence ATGGGTAAACTTACAAAAAATCAAAAATTAGTTTTAAGTAAGATTGAAGTGGGGAGGATGTATACTTTTAAGGAAGCATCTGTTGTAATTAAGGAAATTACAACCACGATGTTTGATGCTTCTGTAGATATGGATGTTCGTTTAGGTATTGATCCTCGTAAGGCCAATCAGATGATAAGAGGAGTAGTTTCATTGCCACACGGTCTGGGTAAGCGAGTTAGGGTTCTTGCACTGGTGACTCCTGATCAAGAGGGTTTTGCAAGGAATGCGGGTGCCGACTATGTTGGACTTAACGAATATATAGAAAAGATTAAGAATGGATGGACAGATGTTGATGTAATTATTGCTCATCCCTCTGTTATGGGTAGAGTTGGTATTTTGGGTAAAATACTGGGTCCGCGTGGCTTAATGCCTAATCCTAAAAGTGGTACAGTTGCTAATGATGTGAGTACTGCTGTAAAAGAAGTGAAACAGGGGAAAATTGATTTTAGAGTAGATAAAGGGGGTATTGTTCATACTTCTATTGGTAGAATATCATTTACTCCTGAACAAATTTGTGATAATGCTAAAGAGTTTATGGCTACTTTACTTAAAGTAAGACCAGCTGTTGTAAGAGGGATATATATTAAAAGTGTTTATCTTTCGAGTACAATGAGTCCAAGCCTTAGAGTTGATTCTAAATCAGTGGATGGAGATTAA
- the rplK gene encoding 50S ribosomal protein L11 — protein sequence MAKEVAGKLRLQIRGGAANPSPPVGPALGSKGVNIMEFCKQFNAKTQDRIGKLLPVVVTYYVDKSFDFVIKNPPVAVQLLEIVKLKSGSAEPNRKKIAEITWEQVKAIAEYKMADLNCFSVEKAIQMVIGTAKSMGIHVKRDFSEKQLNS from the coding sequence ATGGCAAAAGAAGTTGCTGGAAAATTAAGACTGCAGATTAGGGGGGGGGCAGCAAATCCTTCTCCCCCCGTGGGACCTGCGTTGGGTTCTAAAGGTGTTAATATTATGGAGTTTTGTAAGCAATTTAATGCTAAAACTCAAGATAGAATAGGGAAACTGTTACCTGTCGTAGTTACCTATTATGTTGATAAATCTTTTGATTTTGTCATAAAAAATCCACCAGTAGCTGTTCAGTTGTTAGAAATAGTTAAATTGAAAAGTGGTTCTGCAGAACCAAACCGTAAAAAAATAGCTGAAATTACATGGGAACAAGTCAAAGCTATCGCAGAATATAAAATGGCTGATTTGAATTGCTTTTCTGTCGAAAAAGCTATACAGATGGTTATAGGTACGGCAAAAAGCATGGGGATACACGTTAAAAGAGATTTCTCTGAAAAACAATTAAACTCTTAA
- the nusG gene encoding transcription termination/antitermination protein NusG, with product MSGMERRFYVLRAVNGKESKVKECLESEIRKNSNLRDCILQVIVPTERVVRNIRGKNYRKERAFLPGYVVIEAVLKSEVVHFIKSINFVSGFLGGNRPVPLRPVEVSRILGQVDEMQNRTEEFDVNYNVGETVKITFGPFTGFYGEIEEVHPDKKRLKVMVKIFGRKSPLELGYLQVEKE from the coding sequence ATATCGGGGATGGAAAGGAGATTCTATGTTTTACGGGCTGTAAATGGTAAGGAAAGCAAGGTAAAAGAATGTCTTGAATCAGAGATCAGAAAAAACAGTAATTTGCGGGATTGCATTCTGCAAGTCATTGTTCCGACAGAAAGGGTAGTCCGGAATATTAGAGGGAAAAACTATAGGAAAGAGCGTGCTTTCCTTCCAGGGTATGTTGTTATTGAAGCTGTGCTGAAGAGTGAAGTAGTTCACTTTATAAAAAGTATTAATTTTGTATCTGGTTTTTTGGGAGGGAATAGGCCTGTGCCTTTGCGTCCTGTTGAAGTAAGTCGGATTTTGGGGCAAGTAGATGAAATGCAAAACCGAACTGAAGAATTTGATGTGAATTATAACGTGGGAGAAACTGTCAAAATCACTTTTGGCCCTTTTACGGGGTTTTATGGTGAAATAGAGGAGGTTCATCCTGATAAGAAGAGGCTTAAAGTGATGGTTAAGATCTTTGGACGAAAAAGTCCCTTAGAATTAGGATATTTACAGGTGGAGAAGGAATAG
- the secE gene encoding preprotein translocase subunit SecE, translating into MVIMYGEKWLIIIFRNVKEIYDDLMYKVSWPTKQELSNSTIVVMMASLVMALVVFLIDFSFENVMMFFYKNIK; encoded by the coding sequence ATGGTAATAATGTATGGAGAAAAATGGTTGATAATTATATTTAGGAATGTAAAAGAGATTTATGATGACCTTATGTATAAGGTTTCTTGGCCTACGAAGCAGGAGTTGTCTAATAGTACAATTGTTGTTATGATGGCTTCTCTTGTTATGGCATTAGTGGTGTTTCTAATTGATTTTAGTTTTGAAAATGTTATGATGTTCTTTTATAAAAATATTAAATAA
- the tuf gene encoding elongation factor Tu: MAKEKFNRSKPHVNIGTIGHVDHGKTTLTAAITAVLAKKGLSEVKSFDQIDNAPEEKERGITINTAHVEYETETRHYAHVDCPGHADYVKNMVTGAAQMDGAIIVVAATDGPMPQTREHILLARQVNVPKLVVFMNKVDIVDDPEMLELVEMEMRELLDFYQFDGTNTPIIRGSALGGANGDPKWEAKIMELMDAIDNWIPLPQRDIDKSFLMPVEDVFSITGRGTVATGRIETGLVRTGDEVQIIGLDANGKKSVVTGVEMFRKILDEGQAGDNVGLLLRGVDKDEVKRGMVITHPNKVKPHTKVKAEVYILKKEEGGRHTPFHNKYRPQFYVRTLDVTGEITLPEGTEMVMPGDNVTITIELIYPVACNEGLRFAIREGGRTVGAGQITEIIE; the protein is encoded by the coding sequence ATGGCAAAAGAAAAATTTAATCGGTCAAAACCACATGTTAATATTGGGACAATTGGTCATGTAGATCATGGTAAGACAACCTTAACTGCTGCCATTACTGCAGTTTTAGCAAAAAAGGGTCTTTCGGAAGTGAAATCATTTGATCAGATTGATAATGCTCCTGAGGAAAAAGAAAGGGGTATCACTATTAATACTGCTCATGTAGAGTATGAGACAGAAACTCGACATTATGCTCATGTGGATTGTCCGGGTCACGCTGACTATGTTAAAAACATGGTAACAGGTGCGGCTCAAATGGATGGTGCTATTATTGTGGTTGCTGCAACTGATGGTCCTATGCCTCAAACTCGCGAACATATTCTTTTGGCCCGTCAAGTAAATGTTCCGAAGTTAGTTGTTTTTATGAATAAGGTGGATATTGTAGACGATCCTGAAATGTTGGAATTGGTTGAAATGGAAATGCGGGAGTTACTTGATTTTTATCAGTTTGATGGTACCAATACTCCTATTATACGAGGGTCTGCTTTGGGTGGAGCAAACGGAGATCCAAAGTGGGAGGCTAAAATCATGGAACTGATGGATGCCATAGATAATTGGATACCATTGCCTCAGCGCGATATCGATAAGTCATTTCTTATGCCTGTTGAGGATGTGTTTTCTATTACAGGTCGTGGCACAGTTGCTACGGGGCGTATTGAAACAGGTCTTGTTAGGACAGGAGATGAAGTTCAAATTATCGGTTTAGATGCTAATGGCAAAAAATCGGTGGTTACAGGGGTAGAAATGTTTCGTAAGATTTTAGATGAAGGTCAAGCAGGAGACAATGTGGGGTTATTACTTCGCGGTGTAGATAAGGATGAAGTGAAGCGGGGTATGGTTATTACTCATCCGAATAAGGTAAAGCCTCATACTAAAGTAAAGGCGGAAGTATATATTTTGAAGAAAGAGGAAGGTGGGCGTCATACTCCATTTCATAATAAGTATCGTCCTCAATTCTATGTTCGCACATTAGATGTGACAGGTGAAATTACTCTTCCAGAAGGCACTGAAATGGTAATGCCGGGAGATAATGTCACGATAACTATTGAATTAATTTATCCTGTTGCGTGTAATGAGGGACTTCGGTTTGCTATCCGCGAAGGAGGGCGTACTGTAGGTGCAGGGCAAATTACTGAAATTATAGAGTAG
- a CDS encoding dihydroorotase, with protein sequence MILIWNANIVNEGTVYKGSVWIKGERIKNIVPYYLSMERENKDDLQNTTTVIDASDLLLLPGVIDDQVHFREPGLTHKGDIYSESHAAVAGGITSFMDMPNTLPQTITVKDLNDKFKKASQDSLSNYSFFIGATNDNFEELIRPGANRAIGVKVFMGSSSGNMLVDNPLALERIFTLSNHIIATHCESETVIQTNRAKYIRKFGKCLGISFHPKIRSAKACYISSSEAVRLAKKYCSHLHLLHLSTAREIELLTLEPLQEKRITAEVCVHHLWFSDKDYSRLGNRIKWNPSIKTFADREALRQALIDGKIDIIATDHSPHTWEEKQGGCFQAAPGAPMVQHALILMLELCRQNVFTLPLIVEKMSHAPARLFNLRDRGYIRKGYYADLVLVDPKYRWTVAKENLLYKCRWSPLEGETFSHKVVKTFVNGHLVYDDGRFDDSFRGKELCCK encoded by the coding sequence ATGATTCTCATATGGAATGCAAATATTGTTAACGAGGGTACTGTTTATAAAGGGTCAGTATGGATAAAAGGAGAAAGAATAAAAAACATTGTTCCTTATTACTTATCTATGGAACGGGAAAATAAAGATGATTTACAAAATACAACGACAGTTATTGATGCTTCAGATCTTTTATTACTTCCAGGAGTTATTGATGATCAGGTTCATTTTCGTGAACCTGGTTTAACTCACAAAGGGGATATTTACAGTGAATCGCACGCAGCAGTAGCTGGAGGAATTACTTCATTTATGGATATGCCTAATACTCTGCCTCAAACAATTACGGTCAAGGATTTGAATGATAAGTTTAAAAAAGCATCACAGGATAGTTTATCTAATTATTCTTTTTTTATAGGTGCTACGAATGATAATTTTGAGGAACTTATCCGACCAGGAGCTAATCGTGCGATAGGCGTAAAAGTGTTTATGGGTTCATCTAGTGGGAATATGCTAGTAGATAATCCATTAGCTTTAGAACGAATTTTTACTTTGTCCAACCATATCATTGCTACCCATTGTGAGAGCGAAACGGTTATACAAACTAACAGGGCGAAATACATAAGGAAGTTTGGAAAATGTTTAGGGATTTCTTTTCATCCAAAGATACGTAGTGCGAAAGCTTGTTATATTTCTTCAAGTGAAGCTGTTCGGTTGGCGAAGAAATATTGTTCTCATTTGCATTTGCTTCATTTATCTACTGCTCGGGAAATTGAATTATTAACATTGGAACCTTTACAAGAAAAACGAATTACAGCAGAAGTTTGTGTTCATCATTTGTGGTTTTCAGATAAAGATTATTCTCGTTTGGGTAATCGTATAAAATGGAACCCGTCAATTAAAACTTTTGCTGACCGTGAGGCATTGAGGCAAGCTCTTATAGATGGGAAAATAGATATAATAGCGACAGATCATTCTCCACATACTTGGGAAGAAAAACAGGGAGGATGTTTCCAAGCTGCTCCTGGTGCCCCGATGGTTCAGCATGCTTTGATTTTGATGCTTGAATTGTGTCGGCAAAATGTTTTTACTTTGCCACTTATAGTGGAAAAGATGTCCCATGCTCCAGCACGATTGTTCAATTTGAGAGATAGAGGTTATATCCGTAAAGGATATTATGCTGATTTGGTATTGGTGGATCCTAAATATCGTTGGACAGTTGCTAAAGAGAATTTATTGTATAAATGTAGATGGTCACCCTTAGAAGGGGAGACTTTTTCTCATAAAGTAGTTAAAACCTTTGTTAATGGACATTTAGTTTATGACGATGGACGTTTTGATGACTCTTTCCGTGGTAAAGAATTATGTTGTAAATAA
- a CDS encoding polyprenol monophosphomannose synthase — protein sequence MSDSIVIIPTYNEKENIEKIIRRIFSLSKSFDILVIDDCSPDATAAIVKILQVEFSFRLHLIERLGRQGLGTAYVNGFKWVLQRDYDYIFEMDADFSHNPDDLLRLYRACSEDEVDVAIGSRYVSGVNVINWPVSRVLLSYIASKYVQFISGLKINDTTAGFKCYRREVLETIPLDKIRFKGYAFQIEMKYVAWKSGFRLKEIPIIFINRTEGISKMNGSVFNEAFFGVIWLKLYSIFHKYPQKKIIDK from the coding sequence ATGAGTGATAGTATTGTTATTATTCCTACTTATAATGAGAAAGAAAATATTGAAAAGATTATTCGTCGGATTTTTTCTTTGTCCAAGTCTTTTGATATTTTGGTAATAGATGATTGTTCTCCTGATGCTACTGCTGCAATTGTAAAAATCTTACAGGTAGAGTTTTCTTTTCGTTTGCATTTGATAGAGAGATTAGGGAGACAGGGCTTGGGAACAGCTTATGTTAATGGATTTAAGTGGGTTCTGCAACGTGATTATGATTATATTTTTGAGATGGATGCAGATTTTTCCCATAATCCTGATGATTTACTTAGATTGTACAGAGCATGTTCAGAAGATGAGGTAGATGTTGCTATTGGTTCTCGTTACGTATCAGGTGTAAATGTCATAAATTGGCCTGTTTCGAGAGTTTTACTTTCTTACATAGCATCTAAATATGTACAGTTTATTTCTGGATTAAAAATAAACGATACTACTGCAGGGTTTAAATGTTATCGTAGGGAAGTGTTGGAAACAATTCCTCTTGATAAGATTCGATTTAAAGGCTATGCTTTTCAAATAGAAATGAAATATGTTGCTTGGAAAAGTGGGTTTAGACTAAAGGAAATTCCTATTATTTTTATTAATCGCACAGAGGGTATATCTAAAATGAATGGAAGCGTATTCAATGAAGCTTTCTTTGGCGTCATCTGGCTTAAATTATATAGCATTTTTCATAAATACCCTCAAAAAAAGATCATTGATAAGTAA
- a CDS encoding ABC transporter substrate-binding protein, producing MRINNFSLLLWWVFLFSCGENNSLSTGKNFSNGSVCYARTFKIETYASYTLVRIQNPWNKTRFLQKYVLVPRSKKLPKSLPEGVLIRTPVKRAVCFSSAICGIFDALGVLDVLIGVTEPQYINLPFVTEGISSGTIQDIGFSVNPNIEKLMFINPEVIFINPINTKTDVLDKLNIPVICCTDYMENHPLGQAEWIRFIGLLFDKKEFADSLFFEIMHSYNELKKLVTNVVFRPAVFTEMKYGNIWYMPGGKSYLAHMLYDAGANYILKDDPNTGSVSLSFETVLSKAEKADYWLIKYYSPQELTYEQLFKKCPNYALFDAYKSRNIYVCNTLKKSYYQELLLHPDWILKEMISLFHPDLLPNSSVHRYYRKLL from the coding sequence ATGCGTATAAACAACTTCTCTCTATTGTTGTGGTGGGTGTTTCTATTTTCTTGTGGAGAAAATAACAGTTTAAGTACAGGAAAAAATTTCTCAAATGGTAGTGTTTGTTATGCACGAACATTTAAAATAGAAACATATGCCAGTTATACACTTGTGAGAATTCAAAATCCTTGGAATAAGACACGTTTTTTGCAAAAATATGTTTTGGTTCCTCGGTCAAAAAAACTTCCCAAATCGCTTCCCGAAGGAGTCTTAATTCGCACGCCTGTGAAACGAGCAGTTTGTTTTTCATCTGCTATTTGTGGAATATTTGATGCTTTGGGTGTTTTGGATGTTTTGATAGGTGTAACGGAGCCGCAGTATATCAATCTTCCGTTTGTGACTGAAGGAATTAGTTCTGGGACAATACAAGATATTGGTTTTTCGGTTAATCCTAATATAGAGAAATTGATGTTTATTAACCCGGAAGTAATTTTTATCAATCCTATCAACACTAAGACTGATGTGTTGGATAAATTAAATATTCCTGTTATTTGTTGTACTGATTATATGGAGAATCATCCTTTGGGTCAAGCCGAATGGATTCGTTTTATCGGGTTATTGTTTGATAAAAAAGAATTTGCTGATTCTCTATTTTTTGAGATTATGCATTCATATAATGAGCTCAAAAAATTGGTGACAAATGTTGTTTTTCGTCCTGCTGTTTTCACAGAAATGAAATATGGTAACATTTGGTATATGCCTGGAGGTAAAAGTTATTTAGCTCACATGTTATATGATGCTGGTGCAAACTATATTTTAAAAGATGATCCTAATACTGGATCTGTATCATTATCTTTTGAAACGGTTTTGAGTAAAGCTGAAAAAGCAGACTATTGGTTAATTAAATATTATAGTCCCCAAGAACTTACTTACGAGCAATTATTCAAAAAGTGTCCAAATTATGCTTTATTTGATGCTTATAAAAGTCGAAACATCTACGTTTGTAATACTTTGAAAAAATCTTATTATCAAGAGCTATTACTCCATCCTGATTGGATATTAAAGGAAATGATAAGCTTATTTCATCCTGATTTATTACCAAATTCTTCTGTGCATAGATATTACAGAAAACTACTATGA
- the rpsF gene encoding 30S ribosomal protein S6, which yields MNNYEAVFILTPVLSDEQVKETVNKFKDILIAEEAEIINEENWGLRKLSYPIQRKTTGFYFLLEFKSDSTIISKLETQFRRDEKVLRFLTFRQNKVFMEYALKRRNKLKETK from the coding sequence ATGAACAATTATGAAGCTGTTTTTATTTTGACTCCTGTTTTATCCGATGAACAAGTGAAGGAAACTGTTAATAAATTCAAAGATATTCTCATTGCTGAGGAAGCAGAAATCATAAATGAAGAAAATTGGGGCTTACGTAAACTAAGTTATCCAATTCAAAGAAAGACAACTGGATTTTATTTCTTATTAGAATTTAAATCGGATTCTACCATTATTTCTAAATTGGAAACACAATTTCGGCGCGATGAAAAAGTACTCCGTTTCTTAACTTTCCGTCAAAACAAAGTCTTTATGGAATACGCACTTAAAAGAAGAAACAAACTCAAAGAAACTAAGTAA
- the rpsR gene encoding 30S ribosomal protein S18 encodes MATYNNNSEIRYLTPQVSDTKNRKKYCRFKKNGIKFIDYKDPEFLKKFLNEQGKILPRRITGTSAKFQHRVAQAVKRARHLALLPYVTDLMK; translated from the coding sequence ATGGCAACATACAACAATAATTCAGAAATCCGTTACTTAACACCTCAAGTTTCCGATACGAAAAACAGAAAGAAATATTGTCGTTTTAAAAAAAATGGCATTAAGTTCATCGATTACAAAGATCCTGAATTTTTAAAAAAATTCTTAAATGAGCAAGGCAAAATTCTCCCTAGGCGTATTACAGGCACCTCGGCAAAGTTTCAGCACCGTGTTGCTCAAGCAGTGAAACGTGCTCGTCACTTAGCACTGCTTCCGTATGTAACTGATTTGATGAAATGA
- the rplI gene encoding 50S ribosomal protein L9 codes for MQVILLENVDKLGYKDDIVTVKNGYGRNFLIPKKKAIFASKTAKKVLAENLRQQVRKLEKIKKDAQTLANKLMNISLTIGAKTSSNGIIFGSITNIQIADELAKKGVQIERKLISIKEHIKEIGSYKATLRLHKDIVIDIPFEVIAE; via the coding sequence ATGCAAGTAATTCTATTAGAAAATGTTGATAAGCTTGGTTACAAAGATGATATTGTCACTGTAAAAAATGGTTATGGAAGAAATTTTTTGATCCCTAAAAAAAAGGCCATTTTCGCTTCTAAAACAGCAAAGAAAGTATTAGCTGAAAACCTTCGCCAACAAGTTCGCAAATTGGAAAAAATCAAAAAAGACGCCCAGACATTAGCAAATAAATTAATGAATATTTCTCTTACCATTGGAGCAAAAACAAGCTCCAACGGCATAATTTTTGGATCGATTACTAACATCCAAATCGCAGATGAACTGGCAAAAAAAGGGGTTCAAATCGAACGAAAACTAATCTCTATCAAAGAGCATATAAAAGAAATCGGCTCTTACAAAGCTACTCTAAGACTTCACAAAGATATTGTAATAGACATACCTTTCGAAGTAATAGCAGAATAA
- a CDS encoding anthranilate synthase component I family protein: MTIVNTRCRTVLADLQTPVSIYLKIRDIFPESVLLESSDFHGNENSVSFIGFNPIARFEIKDSKVKMTYPNQSVSVITIDESSPVVEQLNQFISSFKISDNENVVKYNGFFGYTAFDAIKYFEDVYVEEKKMIVENVPDIIYIFYRYILVINHFKNEMTIVENIIKGEKSKMDEVLAILSNRNYASYNFTTKGNEISIITDDVYKEMVRRGIKHCKRGDVFQIVLSRCFSQTFLGDDFKVYRALRSINPSPYLFYFDFGSFRIFGSSPETHCRITKGRAYIDPIAGTFRRTGNDEKDERLAQDLLEDPKENAEHVMLVDLARNDLSKNTRNVYLDFYKKVQYYSHVIHLGSRVVGCVEKGINTIKVFADTFPAGTLSGAPKIRAIELISDIEPYRRGVYGGCIGYIGLNGDLNQAITIRSFLSKNNVLYYQAGAGIVSQSSDESELQEVNNKLGALKAAIDVAERILN; encoded by the coding sequence ATGACTATTGTCAATACACGATGCAGAACAGTTTTGGCGGATTTACAAACTCCGGTTAGTATCTACTTGAAAATAAGAGATATTTTTCCTGAATCGGTATTATTGGAATCTTCGGATTTCCATGGAAATGAAAATTCTGTTTCTTTTATTGGATTTAATCCGATAGCTCGTTTTGAAATAAAAGATAGCAAAGTTAAGATGACTTATCCAAATCAGTCTGTATCTGTCATTACGATAGATGAGTCGTCTCCTGTTGTTGAGCAATTGAACCAGTTTATTTCTTCCTTTAAGATAAGCGATAATGAAAATGTCGTAAAGTATAATGGTTTTTTCGGATATACGGCCTTTGATGCTATAAAATATTTTGAAGATGTTTATGTGGAAGAAAAGAAAATGATTGTAGAAAATGTTCCTGACATAATTTATATTTTCTATCGGTACATTCTTGTCATTAATCATTTTAAAAATGAAATGACTATTGTAGAAAATATTATCAAGGGAGAAAAAAGCAAGATGGATGAAGTGTTAGCCATTTTGAGTAATCGTAACTATGCTTCTTATAATTTTACCACTAAAGGCAATGAAATTTCTATAATTACTGATGATGTTTATAAAGAAATGGTACGGAGGGGTATTAAACATTGTAAAAGAGGTGATGTATTTCAAATAGTACTTTCTCGTTGTTTTTCTCAGACTTTTTTAGGTGATGATTTTAAGGTGTATCGTGCTTTGCGTTCTATTAATCCTTCACCTTATTTGTTTTATTTTGATTTTGGTTCGTTTCGTATTTTTGGTTCTAGTCCCGAAACTCATTGCCGAATAACGAAAGGGAGAGCTTATATAGATCCTATTGCAGGGACTTTTCGTCGTACTGGAAACGACGAAAAAGATGAACGGTTGGCTCAAGATTTGTTGGAAGATCCAAAAGAAAATGCTGAACATGTCATGCTAGTAGATTTGGCCCGTAATGATTTGAGTAAAAATACTCGCAATGTGTATTTAGATTTCTATAAAAAAGTGCAATATTATTCTCATGTAATTCATTTAGGTTCTAGAGTAGTGGGATGTGTAGAAAAAGGTATCAATACTATTAAAGTGTTTGCCGATACCTTCCCAGCAGGAACACTCTCTGGGGCACCTAAAATTAGAGCAATAGAACTGATAAGTGATATAGAACCATATAGGAGAGGAGTTTATGGTGGGTGTATAGGGTATATTGGATTAAACGGGGATTTAAATCAGGCAATTACAATTCGTTCCTTTCTCAGCAAAAATAATGTATTGTATTACCAAGCTGGAGCTGGAATTGTTTCACAATCTAGTGATGAGTCCGAATTACAGGAAGTGAATAATAAGTTAGGAGCTTTAAAAGCAGCTATTGATGTAGCAGAACGAATTTTAAACTAA
- a CDS encoding type B 50S ribosomal protein L31: MKIGIHPTNYRPVAFKDVSNNDTFIVRSTIDTKETIKIEGIVYPLIKLEISNTSHPFYTGKQKLVDTAGRVDKFMNRYKNRKK, encoded by the coding sequence ATGAAAATAGGGATTCATCCGACCAATTATCGTCCGGTTGCATTCAAAGATGTATCTAACAATGATACATTTATTGTACGCAGTACGATCGATACAAAAGAAACTATTAAAATAGAAGGTATTGTTTATCCTTTGATTAAACTGGAAATTTCTAATACTTCTCATCCATTTTATACGGGGAAGCAAAAATTGGTGGATACAGCTGGACGTGTAGATAAGTTTATGAATCGTTATAAAAATAGGAAAAAATGA